A single region of the Candidatus Omnitrophota bacterium genome encodes:
- a CDS encoding HNH endonuclease, with product MSFNEYMVQMVWEKGVIVPGYDSSVWRKDTCGAWICRSFYGNREASYGWEIDHIKPSACGGGDNLDNLRPLQWQNNASRQDDGGLFCIVTAR from the coding sequence ATGAGCTTTAATGAATATATGGTTCAGATGGTATGGGAAAAAGGTGTAATCGTGCCTGGATATGATTCATCTGTATGGCGTAAGGACACATGTGGAGCTTGGATATGCAGATCTTTTTATGGCAACCGGGAAGCATCCTATGGTTGGGAAATTGACCATATTAAACCATCTGCGTGTGGAGGTGGAGATAATTTGGATAATCTTCGTCCGCTCCAATGGCAAAACAATGCTAGCAGACAAGATGATGGTGGCTTGTTTTGTATAGTTACAGCTAGATGA